The region GTTAAAGCAGTTACAAATTATAATGATCCTAAAGTTTTAGCAGAAGTATCTAGCAATTTAGGAGAAGCTATGGTAGGTATAAATGAATCTGAAATTAAAATATTAATGGCAGAAAGAGGAAAATAGGAATGTTAATAGGAATTTTAGCATTACAAGGTGCTTTTGCAGAGCATAAAAAAATGCTAGATAAATTAGGTATCGAAAGTTTTGAAATAAGACAAAAAAAAGATGTTTTAAAAGAGTTTGATGGACTAATTTTACCAGGTGGAGAAAGTCCTGTTATGGGGAAATTATTAAGAGAACTTGACTTATATGATGAATTAAAAAATAAAATAGAAAAAGGTATGCCAGTATTTGGAACATGTGCAGGAATGATATTACTTGCAAAAGAAATAGATAATGATGATAGAAGACATTTCGCTTTAATGGATATTACTGTAAAAAGGAATGCATATGGAAGACAATTAGGTTCATTTAAAGCTTTTGAAAATTTTGGGAGTATAGTTGAATATCCAATGGTATTTATTAGAGCACCACATGCAACAAATGTTGGTGGAAATGTTGAGATATTATCAATTGTAGATGAAAAAATTGTTGCAGCAAGACAAGGAAATATGCTAGTTACAGCTTTTCATCC is a window of Streptobacillus canis DNA encoding:
- the pdxT gene encoding pyridoxal 5'-phosphate synthase glutaminase subunit PdxT translates to MLIGILALQGAFAEHKKMLDKLGIESFEIRQKKDVLKEFDGLILPGGESPVMGKLLRELDLYDELKNKIEKGMPVFGTCAGMILLAKEIDNDDRRHFALMDITVKRNAYGRQLGSFKAFENFGSIVEYPMVFIRAPHATNVGGNVEILSIVDEKIVAARQGNMLVTAFHPELTEDTRIHEYFIEMVKENDRI